DNA from Actinoplanes sp. SE50/110:
GACCACCCTCCCAGTCCAGGTCGGTGGCGATGAACCGCAGCCCGTCCAAGCGGCCACGCGCCACGAACGAGCCGCGCGCCTTCGGGCTGATCAGGAAGTCCAGCGCGAGCAGCATCCGTTCGGGCACCAGGTCCCGGGTCAACCCGAGCGGGCGGCAGATGTCCTGCCCGTGCACCTGCAGATCGGTGAGCTGCCCGAACGGCCCGACCACCGGCGGGTTGAAGTCGAACTCGGCGTTCGCCCGCAGCTGCAGCGCGATCTCGTCGGCGGTCAGGTCCAGCGCCAGGTCGCGGACCAGGTCGGCATTGGCCCGGTGCACCCGGAAGCCGTGCCGGATCACCGCCGGCACGATCCGCCGGGCCCCGAAGATCCACGGCGCGCAGAGGTGCGCCGCCACCTCGTGCACCGTCCAGCCGGCACAGAGGCTGGGCGTGATCAGCTGACTCGGCTTCAGCGACTCGATCAGCTCCGCGATCCGGCGGCGCTCATCGGCGATCATCGACAGCATGTCCACAGCGGACAAGTTACCGTGCGACACCGGATGATCACTGGAATGCGTGCCGGTTCCGGTCGGCCCACCCTCCGAAAGTGCCCGCCGGACGCCCCAGCACCCGCTCGACATCCGGGGTGATCCGCTGCTCAGCGGCGGTCGGCGCGCCGAGGATGGCGAGTGTGCCATCGACGACCGGCGCCGGCATGAATCCCAGCATCTGCGCACGGGCCTCGTCCACGGTCTGCTCGACGAAGCGCACCGCCTCGCCGAGCGCCTGACCGATCCGGGCCGCCCGCTGCCGCGGTGTGCTCAGCTCCGGCCCGGTCAGCTCGTAGACCCGCCCCGCGTGCGCCGGATCGGTCAGCGCCGCGGCCGCCACCCCGGCGATGTCCCGCGGGTCGACCAGCGGCAGCCCGACGTCACCGAACGGGGCTCGCGCCTCCCGCCGGGCGCGGATCGACTCGGCCCAGGCCAGCGCGTTCGAGGCGAAGCCGCCCGGCCGCAGCACCGTCCACTCCAGCCCGGACCCCCGCACGGTCTCCTCCAACGCCCGCAGCGGGGCGTGCGCCGGCCGGGCCGCGGCGCCCTGCGAGGACAGCAGCACGACCCGCCGCACCCCGGCGGCTTTCACCTCGTCCAGGATGGTCGGCCCATCCAGGTGCGCACCGGCGCCCGAGACCAGCAGGAAGAACGCCTCCGCCCCGGCCAGCGCCGGCCGTAGGCTCGGCGGGTCGGCCAGGTCGGCCGGCCACCGCGGCGCCGCGCGGGACACCGCCCGCACCCGTGCGCCGCCCTCGGTCAGCGTCGCCACCAGCGGCCGGCCCACATTGCCGGTCGCCCCCGTCACCACGATCATTGCGACTCCCTCTCCGGTCCCTCGTGGACCTGTGAGAAAGACGCTAAATGCCTGGACACGGTAGGTACCTAGAGGATAGTAATGATTTTGTGACGAGCGTTACCAGCACCGACCCCCTGCAGGCCTGCCCGATCGCCCCGGTGGTCGACATCGTCTTCAGCCGATGGACCACACCGATCCTCTGGACGCTGCACGAGAGCGGCCGGCTGCGTTTCGTCGAGCTGGAGCGCCGCCTCCCGACGATCACGCCGAAGGTGCTCACCCAGCGGCTGCGGCAGCTGGAACGCGACGGCCTGATCACCCGCACCTACCACGCGGAGGTGCCGCCGCGCGCGGAGTACGAGATCAGCGACCTGGGCCGCAGTCTCGCCCCGGTCTTCGCCCAGCTGGCCACCTGGGCCGGCGGTCACCTGGGCGAGGTGGACCGGGCACGCGCCGCTTACGACGCGACGAAGATGCAGAGCATGTGACCGGCCGGGTCGGCATAGACGCGCAGCGGCTCGTCCTCGTCGTCGCTGCGGTCGAACCGCAGCGTGGCGCCCAGGCTCAGGGCCCGCTCGTGCTGCCGGTTCAGCTCGGCCACCGAGTCCACCGCGGTGTCCAGGTGCATCTGCTGCGGGACGGTGCCGTCCGGCCAGGTGGTCGGTTTCAGCCCGGGCTCCTGCTGGAAGGCGAGCCGCATGCCGCCGTCACCCTCCAGCACCAGCCAGTCGCGGCCCTTCTCGTCGTCCTCCCCCGGTGCCGGGGGCTCGTCGCCGGGCCGATATCGCAGGCCCAGCAGGTGCCGGTAGAACTCGGCCAGGGCCCGCGCGTCCGGCGTGTCCAGCACCACGGACTGCAGCTTCGGAAAGGTCACGATCCCCTCCATCCAGTAGGGCGTCGTGAACCTACTACCCGGGTCCGACAAAATATCGCCGTGCTCCTCAAGGTGATCGTCTGCGAAGTGACCGACGTGGCCGGCTTCGCCGCCGCGCAGGCCGGCTGGTCGGCGCTGCGCGGCCGGCCCGGCTTCCTGGCCCAGGCGGGCGGCTGGAGCGACCCGTGCACCGCCCGGATCGTCGGCTGCTGGCGGGACCGGGCCGCCCTGCGGGCGTTCATGGCCGACGGCCACGACGCGATCGCCGCCGGCCAGCGCGACACCTTCCGGCGCGCCGAAGTGCACCACTTCCAGGTGGTCCGCGCCTTCGGCAAGCCGTTCCCGGCCACCCTCGCCACCGCCCGGATCATACGGTTCGCGTACGGTCCGTCCCATCCTCCGGCCGATGCCGATTTTGTCCGGCCCGGGCACACGCTCGCCGCGCTGCTCGCGGTCGCCGACGACGGGCAGCCGTTGGCGGTCGCCGCGTGCTCGTCCGGAGACGGCGTCCCGCTGGAACCGGCCTGGACGGTGTGACCACCCCCTTTGGCCCCTGCGCCGGCCGCAACTCGGTACCTTCTTGCATGTGCTGGACGATCTTGCAACGGTGGACTGGGCGTCGCTGACCCACGCGTACGGCCCGGCGGAGGACGTCCCGGACCTGATCCGGGCGCTCGCCGGCGGTGACGACGACGCGCTGCACGACCTGCACGGCAACATCTGGCACCAGGGCACCGTCTACCCGGCCACCGCGCCCGCGGTGCCGTTCCTGATCCGGATCCTGGACGCGCCCGGCGCCGACCCGGCCGGGGTGCTCGGGCTGCTCGCCGTGATCGCCACCGGCGCCGGCTACCACGACGTGCACGAGCACGACCAGGCGGTCCGCGCCGGCCTGGCGATGCGCGAGCGGATCGCCGCCGAGCACGGCTGGGTCGCCGCCGCGCGCACCGCGGTCGCCGCCGGCCTGCCCAGCTACCTCCGGCTGCTCGCCGCCCACCCGGAGGACCCGGTGCGGACCGCGGCGGCCGGGGTGATCGGCACGCTCGGGCCGCAGGTGGCCGGCGGCGCCTCCGCGGCCCTGCGCCAGGCCGCCGCCGGGGACCGCTCCGAGGTGGTCCGCGCGGCCGCCGTGCTGGCCCTGGGCGACCGCGGCGAGACCGCCGACGACCGGCTCGCCGACCCGGCCCCGCTGGTGCGGGTGACCGCCGCGCTGGTGCTGGCCGCCGCGGACCCGGCGGCGGCGCTGCCCGGTCCGGTCGTGCAGATCCTGGAACGTGACACGCCCGACGCGTTCAGCCTGATCGAGGAGCTGCCGGCGCACGGCAGCGACCCGCTGCCGTGGGTGCTGCGCCGGCTGCGGCCCCGGTGGGAGCTGCAGGTCCGGCTGGTCGCCGGCTGGCTGCGGCACCCCGAGGAGGCGGTCCGCGAGGACGCCGCGTTCGCCGCCGACGAGCCGCTGCTGCGCTGGCGCCCGGCGGCCGGCCGACTGGTCCGGCCGCTCGCCGAGGCGCTCGACGACCCGGCCGAGAAGGTGCGCTCCTGGGCCGGGCGGCGGCTCGCGGTGTCCGGTTCCGCGGCCGCGCCGGTCACCGGGCTGCTCGCCGACGCCATGCGGCGCCACGACGACCGGTCCGCCCTGGTGGCGCTCGCCCGGCTGGCCGATCCACGGGCCGACGCGTACCTCGCCGGGCAGCTCACCGCGGGGCGCTGCGACGGGCTCGGCCCGGCCCTGGACCTGCTCGGCCCCTGGGCCACCGCCACCCGCGACGTGCTCGCCGGCGTGCTCCCGGCCGCCCCTGCAAGCCTGCGCGACCCGCTGCTGCGGGCGGCGGCCCGCACCGGGGTGCCGGCCGGCGATCTGGTCCCGCTGCTGCGCCGGTTCGCCCGGGAGCATCCGGTCACCGTCGCGACCGTCCTGGGTGATCTCGGCCCGGCCGCCGCCGACGCGCTGCCCGACCTGGCCGCACTGGGCAGCGAGCGGGCCCGGCACGCCGTCGCCCGGGCGTTCTGGCGGATCGCCGGCGACCCGTCCGCCGCCCTGCGCCTGCTGCGCGCCACCACCCTGGACGCCGCCGCCCGGGCGCTGGTCGCCGACCTGGGCCCGGCCGCCGCCGAGTTCGCCGGCCCGCTGCGCGAGCTGTTCGCCGCGCCGGACTGCGCGACGGCCGGTGAGGCGGCGGTCGCCTACTGGCGGGTGACCGGCGAGGCCGCACCGGTCGTCCCGGTCCTCACCGCCCACCTCAGGTGCCGCCGGTCGGCGCTGCAGGTGGTCGCCTGCCTCGGCGAGATCGGCCCGGCCGCGGCCGCCGCCGTCCCGCTGCTGCGCGCCGAGGTGGAGCCGCCGCTGCCGGTCTGGACGCACGGCGCCGACTACGACCGGATCCTCAAGGACGAGGCGTGGCGGGCGGCGTGCACGGCGACCCTGAACCGGATCTCCGGGGCACCCTAAGGGCTACGCCGGATGGATCTTCGGGGCGGCGCGGGCGTTCGATGAATCGGTCAGCATCACTCGATCCGAGGAGTCGGCATGCGCCTGACCGCCGTGTTCACCGCACTCGCCCTGGCCGCCGGCCCGGTGGCGGTACACCGCCCGCCCGGCCTGGACTGGGGCCCGTGCGAGCAGCCGGACGCGAACCTCACCTGCGCCACCCTGACCCTGCCGGTGGACTGGGCCGACCCGCACGGCGCCACCTTCGGCACGGTGGTGACCAAGCGGGCCACGCCGCACCAGGACGCCAGGGTGGGCACGCTCGTCTTCGGCCCCGGCGGGCCGGGCGACTCCGGGGTGGACCGGGTCCGGATCAACAACCGGTTCAGCGCCGAACAGCGGGATCGGTTCGACATCGTCAGCTTCGACCCCCGTACCGTCAAGCGGACGGCCGCGCCCACCTGCGCGCCGGAACCGGACCGCCCGCCCCTCATCCTGCGCGACCAGGCGGATTTCGACGCCGCGGTGACCACCAACCGGTCCTACTGGCAGCGGTGCCGGGCGAGCAACGAGGTGTTCGCGCACGCCGACTCGGTGAGCATCGCCCGCGACCTGGACGCGCTGCGACGGGCGCTCGGCGAGCGGCGGCTGACCTTCCAGGGCAGCTCCTACGGCACGGTGCTGGGCCAGATGTACGCCGAACGGTTCCCCGATCGGGTGCGTGCCATCGTGCTGGAGAGCGTCTTCGACCCTTACCTGCCGCTCACCGAGTTCGTCCGCTCCGAGGCCGCCGCCTCGCAGGACGTTTTCGAGGAGTTCGTGGCCTGGTGTGCCGGGCACACCGGGTGCGCGCTGCACGGCAGCGACGTCCGCGCCGTCTGGCGGTCCGTGCTGCACGACTACCCGGGCGTGAGCACCTTCGAGGTGGCCGCGCTGCCGATGGGCCTGACCCCGAACTGGGCGCTGCTGGCCACCACGATCAGGAACGCGGCGAACGGCACGCCCCCGCCGGTACCGAAGCTCGACGTGGCCTCCGGGATCTTCTGCGCGGACTTCCCGGCGGACGTCCGCGACTTCCGTGCCTACCAGCGGCTGCTCGCGATCACCGCGAAGGTGTCACCGGACGTGCCGTACGGCGCCGGGATGCTGGCGATCCGCACCTGTCTGGGCTGGCCGCAGCCGCTCGCCAACCCGCCGCACCGCCTCGACGTGCACACCCGCACCCCGCTGCTGCTGCTCAACGCCGTGCACGACCCGCGGACGCCGTACGGCTGGGCCCGGCACGTCGCCACCGAACTGGGCGCCAGCGGTCGGTTGGTCACCTACGAGGGCGCCGGCCACGGCTCGTACCAGGCCACCGCCTGCACCACCGCGATGGTCGACCGCTACCTGATCGACCTCACGATCCCGCCGCCGGGCGCGTCGTGCCCGGCGGCGGAGTGAGTCAGCGGGTGCGGGCCGCCGCGAGCAGACCGGCGACCGCGGCCGCGTTGGTGATCTCCCCGCGGAAGATCATCGCGACCGCCTCGTCCAGCGCGACCCGGACGACCTCCAGATCGGCCTCCTCGTCGTGCCGGGCGAACCGGTCCGCCACCGGCACCGGAGCCAGGTCGCGGGCCAGGTAGACCAGCACGTGCTCGGTGCTGAACCCGGGCGAGGTGTGCAGCTCGATCAGGTGCTCGAGGCGGCCGGCCGTGAGGTCGGCCTCCTCGGCCAGCTCACGGGCCGCGGTGACCGCCGGGTCCTCG
Protein-coding regions in this window:
- a CDS encoding NUDIX hydrolase, with product MGFEHETVGTVERYRGAIFDVVTDEVTMSDGGTAHRDVVRNKGAVVVVALDEDGRVVLIKQYRHAIGAKIWELPAGLRDVDGEDPAVTAARELAEEADLTAGRLEHLIELHTSPGFSTEHVLVYLARDLAPVPVADRFARHDEEADLEVVRVALDEAVAMIFRGEITNAAAVAGLLAAARTR
- a CDS encoding YdbC family protein encodes the protein MLLKVIVCEVTDVAGFAAAQAGWSALRGRPGFLAQAGGWSDPCTARIVGCWRDRAALRAFMADGHDAIAAGQRDTFRRAEVHHFQVVRAFGKPFPATLATARIIRFAYGPSHPPADADFVRPGHTLAALLAVADDGQPLAVAACSSGDGVPLEPAWTV
- a CDS encoding maleylpyruvate isomerase family mycothiol-dependent enzyme, producing MLSMIADERRRIAELIESLKPSQLITPSLCAGWTVHEVAAHLCAPWIFGARRIVPAVIRHGFRVHRANADLVRDLALDLTADEIALQLRANAEFDFNPPVVGPFGQLTDLQVHGQDICRPLGLTRDLVPERMLLALDFLISPKARGSFVARGRLDGLRFIATDLDWEGGQGLLTVRGAGEALMLAMTGRPVVLDELHGSGAAALRARLLG
- a CDS encoding helix-turn-helix domain-containing protein produces the protein MTSVTSTDPLQACPIAPVVDIVFSRWTTPILWTLHESGRLRFVELERRLPTITPKVLTQRLRQLERDGLITRTYHAEVPPRAEYEISDLGRSLAPVFAQLATWAGGHLGEVDRARAAYDATKMQSM
- a CDS encoding VOC family protein — translated: MTFPKLQSVVLDTPDARALAEFYRHLLGLRYRPGDEPPAPGEDDEKGRDWLVLEGDGGMRLAFQQEPGLKPTTWPDGTVPQQMHLDTAVDSVAELNRQHERALSLGATLRFDRSDDEDEPLRVYADPAGHMLCIFVAS
- a CDS encoding alpha/beta hydrolase is translated as MRLTAVFTALALAAGPVAVHRPPGLDWGPCEQPDANLTCATLTLPVDWADPHGATFGTVVTKRATPHQDARVGTLVFGPGGPGDSGVDRVRINNRFSAEQRDRFDIVSFDPRTVKRTAAPTCAPEPDRPPLILRDQADFDAAVTTNRSYWQRCRASNEVFAHADSVSIARDLDALRRALGERRLTFQGSSYGTVLGQMYAERFPDRVRAIVLESVFDPYLPLTEFVRSEAAASQDVFEEFVAWCAGHTGCALHGSDVRAVWRSVLHDYPGVSTFEVAALPMGLTPNWALLATTIRNAANGTPPPVPKLDVASGIFCADFPADVRDFRAYQRLLAITAKVSPDVPYGAGMLAIRTCLGWPQPLANPPHRLDVHTRTPLLLLNAVHDPRTPYGWARHVATELGASGRLVTYEGAGHGSYQATACTTAMVDRYLIDLTIPPPGASCPAAE
- a CDS encoding NAD(P)H-binding protein, whose translation is MIVVTGATGNVGRPLVATLTEGGARVRAVSRAAPRWPADLADPPSLRPALAGAEAFFLLVSGAGAHLDGPTILDEVKAAGVRRVVLLSSQGAAARPAHAPLRALEETVRGSGLEWTVLRPGGFASNALAWAESIRARREARAPFGDVGLPLVDPRDIAGVAAAALTDPAHAGRVYELTGPELSTPRQRAARIGQALGEAVRFVEQTVDEARAQMLGFMPAPVVDGTLAILGAPTAAEQRITPDVERVLGRPAGTFGGWADRNRHAFQ